A genomic window from Vitis riparia cultivar Riparia Gloire de Montpellier isolate 1030 chromosome 16, EGFV_Vit.rip_1.0, whole genome shotgun sequence includes:
- the LOC117933618 gene encoding F-box protein SKIP8-like, which yields MLDRALVVSERQTGASMMEQLVPEITTHALSYLDYPSLCRLSMTNSLMWKAANDDNAWKALYHKKKSWNYKGKLMLESAQAFIEVEI from the exons ATGCTGGATAGGGCTCTGGTGGTATCAGAGCGGCAGACGGGGGCCTCGATGATGGAGCAATTGGTGCCGGAGATTACGACTCATGCGCTGAGTTACTTGGATTATCCGAGTCTGTGCCGGCTTTCGATGACCAATTCGTTAATGTGGAAGGCTGCGAATGATGATAATGCATGGAAAGCGCTCTATCACAAG AAAAAGAGTTGGAATTACAAAGGCAAACTAATGCTAGAAAGTGCTCAAGCCTTCATAGAGGTTGAAATATGA